GACCCGGCGAAGATCACCTTTCTGCCGAACGGGATGAATATGGGATGGTCCGACCTGGACGTCGACGTCAACGAGGCCAGGAAAGAATTCGGCCTGCCGGAAGACAAGACCCTCCTTGTGACCTTCTCAAGACTGGTAAAGTCCAAGAGAGTCGATCTCTTTCTCGATGCTGCGGCCGCTATCGATCCTTCCCTTCTTGAAGGGACTGCCATCGTCATAGGTGGGGACGGACCGGACAGGCGGTCCCTGGAAAGAAAGGCAGAAGACCTCGGGCTTTCGAGCAGGGTCTATTTCCCCGGCCCTGTCAAATATGACCTTGTTCCCCGGCTTCTGAAAAGTTGTGACATATTCGTCGGCACGAACGAATTGACCAACATGTCGATGCCTCCTTGCGAAGCTTTGCTCTGTGGTGTTCCAGTCGTCGCTTTCGACATCGCCGGCACCTCCGAAGCCGTAATAGACGGCAGGACTGGACTTCTGGCTCCCGCTGGCGATATCCCCGCCCTGACATCGGCTATCGAAACCCTTTTGAAGGACCCCGAACAGAGAAAGAGATTGGGCGACAACGCCAGGTCTTTCGCTGTCGAAAACTTCATGTCATGGGAAGACAGGGTCCTGAACGAACTGAAACTCTTCGAATCCCTTGTTACTATCGATGACAAGTGACAACCCTGAATCAGCACAGAAAAACGCCACGGGTTCCCACAAAACGCAAGAATCCGTGGCGCCTCAGAAATATGGATGAGTCAATGGAAAGATGTCCGGGGACCACATCTCACCCCGCTTCACACGGGGATCATCACTACTATCGCCCCCTCATCCTCCCATCACATATATAGTCTAACCCTGTTCTGATTTTTGTCAACCCCCTCCGGATTGTTATCTCTTCCGCGCGATGACAGTCGCGGCCACTACCTTGAAGATATCTCCCGCGATAAATGGAGTCACCCCAAGTGCCATGGCTGTTCTGACAGACATCCCGGTCATGGCGATCAGATAGAGAGTACCGGAGAAAAGTATCAGAGCCGATCCACAGAACACTCCTGTGAAAATACCGGACAGGGTCTTTCCAGACTTCACGCTTATCGAACCCGACACGAGGGCAGCGACGGGGAAAGCCAGAAGATAGCCGCCTGTGGGACCGACCAATGCCAGCGGGCCAAAACTGAAGCCCGCAAAGACCGGTGCTCCGGCCGCTCCAAGCGCCAGGTATCCGACCATGGCGTAGAAACCGTCACGTGGGCCCAGTACAATTCCTGCCAGGACTACAAACAGAGTCTGCATCGTCACAGGAACCGGTGTCCATGGCAGCCTTACAGCCAGCTGTGCCCCGATAGCAGCGAATAGTATGAAGGCAGATATACGCGCAGCCCGCCGCGTTCCGCTCCCGACCCGGATTCCCGGGACGGCACCTGTCATGATATGATTGCCGGAATTCACGCCGGGCTCCTTTCAATTATCTCTAAACAGTCTTTCAACAGTGTCTGCACCTGAAAAATCTACCCCTTCGGATAGAATAATTCAAGTAGAAGGTTGAGAAATCGTCCTTATAGAGTCTTCCCTGTTGTAATATCCGTTTCGGCATCTACTATCTCCCCCACCGCAATATTCCCGAGATAGTAGTTGGCTGTCATCTGTATATGCCCCGTCACGTGTGCGGGAGCCGCTTCATCGATCTCCCCGATATGGTGATCGGCCTTTAATGCCGCCAGGATACTGAAGAATTCGAAGAGAAGCATCCGGTGCGTCATCAGAAAAAAGTAGTTGAACTCCAGTTTTTCCTGGTAGATGCCAGGGTCGGACCGCTTCACTTCGAGAAGTTCCTCGAACATCCCTCCCACACCCTCCACAAAGACCTCCCTGTGTCTTTCAGCAGTATTCGCCTTCACCCCGTTCTCTATTTCCGTCAGCAGGGGTTCGGGCCCATCGTCAAGCTGGCCAGGTTCGTTTATCTGTCCGAGCGTCAATTCCAGCACTGCCTCTCCCTCGATCACCAGTTCCTGCAGAAAAACAATGTTCTTCTCAAGAGACAGGATATACATATCAGCATCCATCCGTTCCTGCTTCTCGCTCAACAGATTCTGTAAATTGCTTTTGAACAGATCCGGTTCCGGGTAATTCTCTTTGACATGGGCGGAAAAGGTGGCCAATACGTCATTTATTCCGGCGTTTTTCTTTTCTTCCGTCATACTTCTCCTCTCGCACCTCTGCTCAGGCGGATCATTCCGGGTCACCTGGGCCTGGGAGGCGATCTGTCCACCGAAACCACGATCCCACCTCGAAGAGCTGTCGGCGGGCCTCCCTCCATCATCCCCGTAAGGATGTCACCGTCGTCCCGGAGAAGAGTCACCACCCCTCCGGTCGCAGTCATAGCCGTGAATCTCCCGGGGAAATACACAGAATCTCTTATGAACAACTCTCCATCGGAATCTATTCCAAATTCCAGAAGAGTCCCCTCTTCAAGGTGGACGAGCAGGCCTTCATCTGTCGCTCCGGTAAGAACCACACCGGCAGGGACAGCTATTGCCGATACTTCTTCAATCAGGTCTGTATCGAAGACTCTCAAGGTGTCGCCCGCCCCTTTTCTACCCCTTGCGAGCATTACCAGTCTCTCCCCGAATTCCCCCACGATCTCTACGTCGAATCGGCCCGGCATATTATTCGAGACAGGCTCGAACAGACGCCTTCCGCCTCTTTCCCAGATTCTCAATTCATCCCCTGAAAAGGCGAAAAGCCTGCCGCGGCCGTCAAGGGCAATGTCTTTTATATCATTCCCGAACTTCATATATCTATCTTTTTCCCCTCTGCCAAGAGGAACACGATGGCAGGAATTATCTGATATGAAGGCAAAGACTTCCGGAGCCGATCCATCCTCCCCCCTGAGAAAGAAAACCTTTTCTATCTTCCTGTCGAAATCGGCTGTGTTCATCAGCCGAGCGCCGCCCCTTGCAAGATCGATGACCATGACTTTCGATCTGCGCGTAAAGTTGACCGCGCATACAGCCAGGCCGTCCAGCACGGCAGCTCCAGAGATATCGACCCCGTCACTGGAAAACTCCTTTATCACTGAAAAACCACTGGATACGATCGCTGATCCACCCTGGTCAGGTCGTCCAAAAACCAGGGATCTACCCTTCTTTCCGGGTATGAGAGCAAAAATCCCGTCCGATTCTTCCTCCTGCTTCCCACTGCTTCTATCACGACCTGTCGAGGGAAAACATATTTGTGACGAAGGCAGGGAATCGTTACATACAAAAGCTCCGGCTCCTTCATCCCCTTCAGGCACGGGAGAAGGCAGGCACGATAATATCAGTTCCCTGTTCCAGTCTTCTTTCAGCCTGTAGGTCGCAATTGTCTTACTCTTTTTCTTTCCCAAAAGATCGACTTTTCGGGACTCCACTACAGCCAGGACCGAATCATATGGTATATACTCAGAGTCGACTGCAAAATACAGGTAGCCTGAAGCCTCTTCGCCCGGAGACAGGGTCAACGGCTCAAACGCTCCCCCATACCTCGAAGGCAGCAGCGATGCCTTCAGAATCGGTTTGAACTCCCGCCTGGACCTGTACTCCTCCCAGGCATACCAGGCACCGAGTGGGGGAAAGAGTGTTCCCGTGACCACGTCGACTGCATCGACTTCTCTATATGCCCTGACCTGGCCATTACCCCGGATGATCCGCACGACGTCGAGTGGATGGATCGGTTCGATAGTGTCGACACCGGCAGCGAGAAGAAAACCGGAAAATTCATCCCGGAGGGGCAACCCGTTTCTCGAATGCAGCCGCAAAGTGACCGTATCGTTATTCCTTACTGTGACAAGTATGGGAAGCACGCCTCTTGCTGGAAGAAAAGCGTTGAACAGATCTGATATCTCATCCGGGTCGGAAAGATAAACGGCCTCTGCCTGCAGGCCCATTCCACTGCCTGAACTTTCTTCCGGCAACTCTATGGAAGTAAAGAACCCTTTATTGCATCCTCCCGACAGAAAGATAAATAGAAGCATGGCCGGGACAAAACGACAGCCTCTTCGGTTGCCACCGCGGCCCCTATCCTTTGCTTTTCGGATATCTCTTTGTTCGATATTCCCTGTTTCTCCGAAGATCATCATCAAGCCTCCCATCGACAGTCTCGGTCTTTAATCCCTCGAGTGGAACGGTCCTGCCCAGAGGGATCGCCCTGCAATAAGATTCGAACGTTCTAATGAAACAATAGTTATCGCAAAAGCCTCCCGAAAGATGAAGAGTCTCCGGACGGCTCGCAAAATCAAAGACATTCCTGACCATACCGTGAATAAACATCGCTACGCTCTCCCCCGCGGGTGTACCGGTGGAGACATGTTCCAGGACCCTTTCCATGCCGAAGACTCCGCAGGTGACGTTGATCCACTTTTTACTGGGTTCCAGGCAGGAGAAATCAATCTCGTAATAATTGCCCAGCAGTTCGATAGTCGCCCCAGTTGAACTGCCGCAGGCGAGATTCCAGTCGAGTTTTTTAACCTTCCTGTCCTCGAAACGCACATATTTGATATCCCGTCCACCGACATCCACGACCGAGAAGTCAGGGACATCTACCAGGGCAAGTGCTCCTTCTGCCAGCGATATAAGTTCGTTACGAAATTCGGCGCATCTACCTTTCGCGCTGTGGCCGGTTGCCCTGTCAAAAGACAACCCCTCTCGCAAAACCATCTCTCTTGTCTGGATGATCTCCAGTTCTCCGCTTTCAGTGTCGAGTATCTTCGACCAGGTACTTCCACAATCTGCGATCAACAAGTTGGACACTCCTGTAATAGCCCGACAAAGTCCTATGACAGCCGGATAAACGCTTCTACTTTTGCCAGGATCGAGTCATTTATTTCCCTGTGACAATCGACTTCTATCCCACCATACTTCTCGGCGAGATAATGAGCAAGGTTCTGTTTGGCACAGAAAGACTGCGTAAAAAACACGGTCGGTACACCGGGATCGACATGATATTCCAGATCCAGGTCGGACGGGCGGCCAGCCTCTACACACCTTGTCCAACCGTAGATATGCGTCGTCGCCGGGAAAAGCTCCAGTATCCTGAAATCGTTCGGCGGCACACCCCAGAACCCGTGAGAAGGGACACAGGGCCCGGGTGCCCCGGCCGCTGGAGATGGATCGGTCACTGTCGCCATGATCCTGTCCACCCGTTCCACCAGAGGTCCGCTGGATATCGACCATATAAGAGGTCGGTCCTCGTACTCTTCCTCAGGGAATCTCGACTCGATGATTTTGAAACCCATCCCGCTGAGGAGAAAAGAGACATTGCGCCCATAGTCACACTTGTCCTCGCCGACGCTGGCCACTATCACATCGAGCCGATCGGACAACCAGACTGCATTATTCATTATGTTCGCGATGATCCGGCACGTTGTGGAAGGAAGCAACCCCGAATCGGGCGCCCCGTTATCTATATCGAGGTCCACACAGGGCAGCCCCGGTCCATATTTCGCCCTGGCCTCCGAGAGGATTTTCCGCCTCGGGAAACCATAATATCCTATGAGTTTTGTATTGCCTTCAGGAATCATTCCTGGCAACTCCGATTTTCCGGGGAAAACTGTGCTGACGGTCAGATCTCCCCTTCCTCGATCTTCCTCATATAATCGAGTACTTCCTGGGGTTCCCGGGCCTTCAGGAGTTTGCTTCGGAAATTGTCCAGCTTGATCATCTTCACGATCTTGGCGATTGCCTGCACGTGCGGCCCCGACTCGGTTTTTGGAGCGATCATCATGAAAAACAGATGAGAGGGTTTTCCGTCCTGCGAGTCAAAATCGACTCCCTCTTTCGATATCCCAACGACCACGCTGAGCTCGGTGACGGCATCGCATTTCGCGTGTGGAATAGCCACCCCCAGCTCGAGCCCGGTGCTTCCATCACGTTCCCTGGCCATAACGGCCTCGTAGATAGCATCAGAATCGTATTCCGGCGAGGATTCCCCGAGGACTTCGGCGAGTTCCTCTATTACCTCAGTCTTGTTTTCAGCGTCAAGATCTACCCTGATATTTTCCAGTCTGATATGATCAGTCAGCATCATTTTTCCACGCCTCCTGGTAGCACTTATCCACGCGTAGCGAGCAATGAGGAATAATAATTAACAGTCTCTGCATGCGCAAGGGTTCGCTTTTCTTCATTCTGGACATCCGTTCTACTCCATTGCCTCGAACATCTTCTCGATCTTATCCCTGCCGCGTACCACCATGACGCAGCAACTGGCTTTCCTCAGTATCCGTTCACCCTCTTCGTAAAACGAATCTCTCAGGCTCAGCACCTCTCCAAGTTCTCCCTGAACAAGAACGTCCGCCCCGTATTCATCGACTTCACGGGAGACTTCCTCATGCACTACACCCTTGCGAAGGACCGTATCGATCTTCAGCCCCTTGCGATCGGCAAGTTTAACGATGTAGTTGAGATATCTCCTGCCGTCTTCCTCCAGGTCCCTCTCGTAATCCATCTTCTCGACCTGGACAAACACTCGGGCCTTGAGAAGCTCGTTCAGGAGATTCTCGTTGACCACATAGATGACCTTCAGGAAAGCCCCGGACGATTTAGCCATGGCGATAGCCATCTGCGCGGCCGTTATTGACGACTCACTTCCATCGACATACAGAAGGATCTTCTGCATCGGATTGATCATAGGGCTTCCCCTTTTCTCCTGGAAAGCTTGTCCTTCACCAGTTTGAGGACAAAAAATGCTTCCCTTTCGGATTCTTCGAGTGCCATTTCAATATACTTCAAAGTTTCCTTATAATCAGGTATGAATATTTTTTCAAGGGCGTTCACCCGCCTGATGGTCTTTGCCACTTCCCTGGACAGGCGCATCAGCGAGATCCTCGCCTCGGCCAATGTGCCGAGCAGGCGAAGGACCTCCCTGAACTTCTTTATGGCCTCGTCTATCCAGATACTGCTTTCCGCTGCCGCAAAGTAGGGAGATCTGTCATCGATCGCGACTTTTACCCTGGGCAACGACACACCCATTACTCTCTTCTCGGAAAACGATATGTCCGATTCTATGTTCATGCCGAGTGCAATAAGATTCACTTCGCGGCGACCCATCCTGAGAATGGCCTGGTCCAGAGCTTCGAACGCATCTTTCAGTTGCGACTCCACTTTTTCCTGCGCCTCGACGGCTCTGTCGATAAGACCCATCAACTCGACGACGAGGATCTTTCGCTTCTGGTCGAGAAGCTCGAACCCCTCTACCGCAAAACCGAGGTCTCTCTTGACCTTCATCAGGTTCGTCTTCGTCGGTGCCAGTTCGTATTTTGCCATATCGAGTCACTTCCGGTAGTTCCGGGTTATTTCCAGAACCCTTTTATTTCCCGTAATATTTGTTTAACTCTTCCTCGGAGATCCTGTACAGTTCCTCTTTCGGAAGATGAGATATCACTTTCCATCCTATATCAAGTGTCTCGGATATCGACCTGTCCTCATATTCACCCTGGCAGAGAAACTCCCGCTCGAACTTCTCGCCGAACTCGACATAGATCTTGTCCAGGGGGGTAAGCTCTTCCTCCCCGATGACTGCCGCCAGCGCGCGCACATCCTTCACGTGAGAATAGGCCGCAAACAGCTGACTCGCCACATGAGCGTGGTCTTCCCTCGTCATTCCTTCACCAATACCATCCTTCATCAACCTCGAAAGCGATGGCAGTCCGGCGATCGGAGGATAGATATTCCTCTGATCGAGTTGTCTCTCGAGCACGATCTGTCCCTCGGTGATATATCCGGAGAGATCCGGCACAGGGTGTGAAATATCGTCATTGGGCATCGTAAGAATGGGCATCTGTGTTATCGATCCCTCGAGGCCACTGATCATCCCCGCTCTTTCGTAGATTAGCGAAAGATCGCTGTAGAGATAACCGGGATAGCCTTTCCTGCTCGGTATTTCCTCCCGGATAGTGGAGATCTCTCTCAACGACTCGCAGTAATTAGTCATATCGGTCAGGATCACCAGAACATGCATGTTCATGTCGAAGGCCAGATATTCCGCGGCGGTAAGCGCCGTCCTCGGGGTAACGAGCCTCTCTACCGATGGGTCGTCTGCCAGGTTGAGAAACAGGACGACCTTTTCGAGGACACCGGATTCCTCGAAGTTACGAATGAAGTATTGTGCCACATCATGCTTTATCCCCATCGCGGCAAATACGACGGCAAACGATGTCTCTTCGCCGATGATCTTCGCTTGCCTGGTGATCTGTGCCACCAGCCGGTTATGCGGCAGGCCCGTGCCGGAAAACACAGGAAGCTTCTGTCCTCTCACAAGTGTGTTCATCCCGTCGATCGCCGATATTCCCGTCTGGATGAATTTCTTCGGGTATTCCCTTGCCGTCGGGTTTATCGGCAGGCCATTCACGTCCATCGTCTTCTCCGCCCTGGGCGGAGGGCCTCCATCGATCGGCTGCCCCAGGCCATTGAAGACCCTTCCCATGATCTCTCCACTGACCGAAAAAGACAGCGGTTCGCCCTTGAAACGGACCCTTGTCTCCGGTATCGAGAGACCTGTAGTGCCCTCGAAGACCTGAATCACGGCAGCCTTCTCGCTGCTCTCCAGTATCATACCCAGCCTCACGTTCCCCTTCGAATCAACGACCTCAGCGAGTTCGTTATACCCGACGTTGTGGATGCCCCTGACCGCAACGAGAGGACCCGAGACCTGGCTGATACCTATGTATTCTCTGCCTTCGGTAAGATTTTTTTTCGTCATTTCATCACCGTTTCTCTGCCATTTTTCCTATTCGAACATCCCGATTATTTCCAATTCGAAATCTCAACTCTTTCCTACTCGAACATTTCGGCGATCCGCTCCATCGAGCGGGTAAGCTTGTCCCTGAGTTCGTCGATCTTCTCGATCTCGTCGTTGGCTACCGCGAACTTCATCCTCATGATGTCCGAGACTACCTCCATCCTCTTGAGCTGATGGATCGTTGCACCTTTTTTGATGCTCTCCAGCCCCTGGTCATAGAACTCCAGGATTATCTGGAGCATCTTGACCTGTTTCTCCGGCACACAATACATATCGATACGATCGAAGCTGTTCTGCTGAAGGAACGCGTTTTTGAACATCGTGCACGTCTCGAGAATGATCCTCTGTGTGTCGGGAAGGACATCGGGGCCGACAAGCTTGACCACCTGCTGAAGCTTCGACTCCTGCTGGAGCAGATCCATGATCCTTCGTCTCAGCTCGACCCATTCCCCTCCTGAATTTTCCTGCCACCATCCGCTGATCTCATCGATATACTCACTGTAGCTGTCGATCCATGATATCGCGGGGTAATGCCTTGCGTTTGCCAGTTGCCTGTCCAGGGCCCAGGTGCAGCGTACAAACCGCTTTGAATGTTGTGTGACCGGTTCGGAGAAATCTCCGCCCGGGGGCGAGACTGAACCGATGATACTTATCGAACCATCGGCCCCACCGAGCGTTTGGACCATTCCCGCCCTCTCATAGAACTCTGCCAGCCTTGTGGGCAGATAGGCGGGGTATCCTTCATCAGCCGGCATCTCTTCCATACGCCCGGAAAGCTCCCTGAGAGCCTCAGCCCAGCGTGAGGTCGAGTCGGCCATGATCGCCACATGATATCCCTGGTCGCGGTAATATTCGGCGATAGTGATTCCTGTATATATGGAAGCCTCTCGTGCCGCAACGGGCATGTTAGAGGTATTGGCTATCATGATCGTGCGCTCCATGAGCGGTCTTTTGGTCCTGGGGTCTATCAGTTTCGGGAACTCTATGAGGACGTCGGTCATTTCGTTTCCACGCTCTCCACACCCGATATATACGATGAGATCCGCATCGGACCATTTGGAGAGGGCGTGCTGGATCATCGTCTTTCCAGTACCGAAACCACCTGGCACGACCACCGTACCTCCCTTTGCCACCGGGAAAAGGGTATCAATGACCCTCTGCCCCGATATCAGGGGGATACTAAGGGGTTTTCTTCTGGCCGACGGGCGGCCGCGACGGACGGGCCATCGCTGACTCATCCTGATCTCCACCTCTTCACCTGAACCGTCCTCCACTTTCGCGACTACATCCTCGATAGTGTAATCGCCCGAGTCCGCGACCCATGTCACCTTGCCCGCGACTTCCGGGTGGATGAGTATCCGGTGCAGGATAAGTTCTGTCTCCTGTACGGTCCCTACGATCTCCCCACCAGTGACATCCACACCAATCTCCATGACTGGGGTAAATCCCCATTTCTTCTCTTTGTCGAGAGAAGAGACGTGGATACCCTTCTGAATGTACTGGCCCGAGGTATCCCTGAGCACCTCAAGTGGCCGCTGGATGCCATCGTAGATCGTACCGATGAGCCCTGGCCCCAGAACTACCGACAAGGGTACACCGGCACTGTAGATGTCGGTACCCGGCGCAAGCCCCGTCGTATCCTCGTATACCTGTATGACCGCCCGTTCACCATCGAGTTTCACGATCTCACCGACCAGGTGATGCTCCCCGACCTCGACGAGATCGAGCATCTTGGCCTTGTCGATCTCCCTGGCATGAACGACCGGGCCGATCACCTTGTCGACTTTTCCGATAATCTCAAGCACTGCCCGATCCCTCACTTCCTTCGATTTCAAAGACTTCTTCAAAGATAATATTCCTTGTCCTGTCTCGAAGCCTGTATATCCTCGCTTCGAACGTATTGTCAAAGATCACCTTGCCACCCGGCACGCCTACCCTAGCTCCACCGAGAGAACTCTTTTCGAGAACCAAGGCTTCAAGCCCCGAGATATCCCTCGATTCAACGGCCATCGTTTCGCGGACCATCCGGAATACCTTTTCATCGAGAAGACCGATATCTCTCCTGTCGACATAGACCTGAAAGGTATCGCCCTCCAACCCGCTGATGGCCTCGACTATCAGGTCCGCGAGCAATTCCGGATATTCTGTTTCTGATCTAGCGTCCGCAAGTCCACGCTCGACTTCCTCGTTGATCTTCGAGACGATTTCCTCACGGGCTTTCAGCTTCGCTCTCTTCACTTCTATATTGACGCTTGAAAGAAGCCTTCTTCTTGCCAGATCGCCCTTTTCCTCCGCCTCCCTGAGTATCTTACCCCCGATTTCGTCGGCCATATTCCGGGCCTTCTCCAATATCTCCGAGGCCGTTCGTTCCGCCTTCTCGAGGATCGAACTGACTTCCTTCTCTCCGTCTTCCAATATCTGGTCGACTATCCTG
This DNA window, taken from Candidatus Latescibacterota bacterium, encodes the following:
- a CDS encoding glycosyltransferase family 4 protein; translation: MNGRLERILVLSIWDEIWSLGEGCGVPDEIHFINRLTERGVKIDFLIPEPLHGGVPYRRDGLEYHFYPNIFRSYSHLPGPARRILQSARFSTTTIPVLRKLVEKTGPDLILGYSSHPMKAVSRVGHEKKIPTAAKLFGVMYLNHRHLPWWKYWWYNYEQILSLRNDIGHYLVLNDGTQGDKALASYGVDPAKITFLPNGMNMGWSDLDVDVNEARKEFGLPEDKTLLVTFSRLVKSKRVDLFLDAAAAIDPSLLEGTAIVIGGDGPDRRSLERKAEDLGLSSRVYFPGPVKYDLVPRLLKSCDIFVGTNELTNMSMPPCEALLCGVPVVAFDIAGTSEAVIDGRTGLLAPAGDIPALTSAIETLLKDPEQRKRLGDNARSFAVENFMSWEDRVLNELKLFESLVTIDDK
- a CDS encoding biotin transporter BioY translates to MNSGNHIMTGAVPGIRVGSGTRRAARISAFILFAAIGAQLAVRLPWTPVPVTMQTLFVVLAGIVLGPRDGFYAMVGYLALGAAGAPVFAGFSFGPLALVGPTGGYLLAFPVAALVSGSISVKSGKTLSGIFTGVFCGSALILFSGTLYLIAMTGMSVRTAMALGVTPFIAGDIFKVVAATVIARKR
- a CDS encoding PTS sugar transporter subunit IIA encodes the protein MMLTDHIRLENIRVDLDAENKTEVIEELAEVLGESSPEYDSDAIYEAVMARERDGSTGLELGVAIPHAKCDAVTELSVVVGISKEGVDFDSQDGKPSHLFFMMIAPKTESGPHVQAIAKIVKMIKLDNFRSKLLKAREPQEVLDYMRKIEEGEI
- a CDS encoding universal stress protein, with the protein product MINPMQKILLYVDGSESSITAAQMAIAMAKSSGAFLKVIYVVNENLLNELLKARVFVQVEKMDYERDLEEDGRRYLNYIVKLADRKGLKIDTVLRKGVVHEEVSREVDEYGADVLVQGELGEVLSLRDSFYEEGERILRKASCCVMVVRGRDKIEKMFEAME
- a CDS encoding V-type ATP synthase subunit D; translated protein: MAKYELAPTKTNLMKVKRDLGFAVEGFELLDQKRKILVVELMGLIDRAVEAQEKVESQLKDAFEALDQAILRMGRREVNLIALGMNIESDISFSEKRVMGVSLPRVKVAIDDRSPYFAAAESSIWIDEAIKKFREVLRLLGTLAEARISLMRLSREVAKTIRRVNALEKIFIPDYKETLKYIEMALEESEREAFFVLKLVKDKLSRRKGEAL
- a CDS encoding V-type ATP synthase subunit B gives rise to the protein MTKKNLTEGREYIGISQVSGPLVAVRGIHNVGYNELAEVVDSKGNVRLGMILESSEKAAVIQVFEGTTGLSIPETRVRFKGEPLSFSVSGEIMGRVFNGLGQPIDGGPPPRAEKTMDVNGLPINPTAREYPKKFIQTGISAIDGMNTLVRGQKLPVFSGTGLPHNRLVAQITRQAKIIGEETSFAVVFAAMGIKHDVAQYFIRNFEESGVLEKVVLFLNLADDPSVERLVTPRTALTAAEYLAFDMNMHVLVILTDMTNYCESLREISTIREEIPSRKGYPGYLYSDLSLIYERAGMISGLEGSITQMPILTMPNDDISHPVPDLSGYITEGQIVLERQLDQRNIYPPIAGLPSLSRLMKDGIGEGMTREDHAHVASQLFAAYSHVKDVRALAAVIGEEELTPLDKIYVEFGEKFEREFLCQGEYEDRSISETLDIGWKVISHLPKEELYRISEEELNKYYGK
- a CDS encoding V-type ATP synthase subunit A, with the translated sequence MKKSLKSKEVRDRAVLEIIGKVDKVIGPVVHAREIDKAKMLDLVEVGEHHLVGEIVKLDGERAVIQVYEDTTGLAPGTDIYSAGVPLSVVLGPGLIGTIYDGIQRPLEVLRDTSGQYIQKGIHVSSLDKEKKWGFTPVMEIGVDVTGGEIVGTVQETELILHRILIHPEVAGKVTWVADSGDYTIEDVVAKVEDGSGEEVEIRMSQRWPVRRGRPSARRKPLSIPLISGQRVIDTLFPVAKGGTVVVPGGFGTGKTMIQHALSKWSDADLIVYIGCGERGNEMTDVLIEFPKLIDPRTKRPLMERTIMIANTSNMPVAAREASIYTGITIAEYYRDQGYHVAIMADSTSRWAEALRELSGRMEEMPADEGYPAYLPTRLAEFYERAGMVQTLGGADGSISIIGSVSPPGGDFSEPVTQHSKRFVRCTWALDRQLANARHYPAISWIDSYSEYIDEISGWWQENSGGEWVELRRRIMDLLQQESKLQQVVKLVGPDVLPDTQRIILETCTMFKNAFLQQNSFDRIDMYCVPEKQVKMLQIILEFYDQGLESIKKGATIHQLKRMEVVSDIMRMKFAVANDEIEKIDELRDKLTRSMERIAEMFE